The Leishmania donovani BPK282A1 complete genome, chromosome 23 genome contains a region encoding:
- a CDS encoding GDP-mannose pyrophosphorylase — MSASDGQGMRAVILVGGFGTRLRPLTLTTPKPLVPFCNKPMIIHQIEALKAVGVTEVILAVAYRPEAMKEQMDEWSRKLGVSFVFSVEEEPLGTAGPLALARDILMQDDKPFFVLNSDVTCTFPMQELLDFHKAHGGEGTIMVSQVTQWEKYGVVVYSPQNYQIERFVEKPSRFLGDRINAGIYIFNKSILDRIPPRRASIEKEIFPAMAAEGQLYAFNLEGFWMDVGQPKDYILGMTKFIPSLVHGNRETEQLHTEAVEHQRGGRFTVIGASLIDPSAKIGDGAVIGPYASIGANCVIGESCRIDNAAILENSKVGKGTMVSRSIVGWNNRIGSWCHIKDISVLGDDVEVKDGVILIGTKVLPNKDVGEHRFEPGIIM; from the coding sequence ATGTCTGCATCCGATGGCCAGGGAATGCGGGCAGTGATTCTGGTCGGCGGCTTTGGCACTCGGCTCCGTCCGCTGACGCTGACGACGCCGAAGCCCCTCGTCCCATTTTGCAACAAGCCGATGATCATTCACCAAATCGAGGCATTGAAGGCGGTCGGCGTAACGGAGGTGATTCTAGCTGTGGCGTACCGGCCGGAGGCGATGAAGGAGCAGATGGACGAGTGGTCACGGAAGCTTGGTGTTTCCTTCGTGTTCtccgtcgaggaggagccgcTCGGCACGGCCGGCCCGCTTGCACTCGCCCGCGATATCCTGATGCAGGATGACAAGCCTTTTTTTGTGCTCAACTCCGATGTCACCTGTACGTTTCCgatgcaggagctgctggactTCCACaaggcgcacggcggcgagggcaccATCATGGTCTCGCAGGTGACGCAGTGGGAGAAGTACGGTGTCGTCGTCTACTCGCCGCAGAATTACCAGATCGAGCGGTTTGTGGAGAAGCCGAGCAGATTTCTTGGGGACCGAATCAACGCCGGCATTTATATCTTCAACAAGAGCATCCTGGACCGCATTCCTCCCCGCCGAGCATCCATCGAGAAGGAGATCTTCCCTGCGATGGCCGCGGAGGGGCAGCTCTACGCATTCAACCTGGAGGGCTTCTGGATGGATGTCGGCCAGCCCAAGGACTACATCCTTGGTATGACCAAGTTCATTCCGTCCTTGGTTCATGGGAACCGCGAAACGGAGCAGTTACACACGGAGGCCGTGGAACACCAGCGTGGCGGCCGCTTCACTGTGATCGGCGCCTCTCTGATTGACCCCTCCGCAAAGatcggcgatggcgccgtgATTGGCCCCTATGCTTCGATTGGCGCCAACTGCGTTATTGGCGAGTCGTGCCGCATCGATAATGCTGCCATCTTGGAGAACTCCAAGGTCGGCAAGGGTACAATGGTGTCTCGCAGCATTGTGGGCTGGAACAACCGTATCGGCAGCTGGTGCCACATCAAGGACATATCTGTGCTGGGCGATGACGTGGAGGTCAAGGATGGCGTGATTCTCATCGGCACCAAAGTGCTCCCCAACAAGGATGTCGGCGAGCACCGCTTCGAGCCTGGGATCATCATGTAG
- a CDS encoding peroxidoxin codes for MLRRLPTSCFLKRSQFRGFAATSPLLNLDYQMYRTATVREAAPQFSGQAVVNGAIKEINMNDYKGKYIVLFFYPMDFTFVCPTEIIAFSDRHADFEKLNTQVVAVSCDSVYSHLAWVNTPRKKGGLGEMHIPVLADKSMEIARDYGVLIEESGIALRGLFIIDKKGILRHSTINDLPVGRNVDEALRVLEAFQYADENGDAIPCGWKPGQPTLDTTKAGEFFEKNM; via the coding sequence ATGCTCCGCCGTCTTCCCACCAGCTGCTTCCTGAAGCGCTCGCAGTTCCGCGGGTTCGCGGCTACGTCGCCGCTTTTGAATCTGGACTATCAGATGTACCGTACAGCGACTGTCCGTGAAGCTGCGCCACAGTTTTCCGGCCAGGCTGTCGTGAATGGTGCAATTAAGGAGATAAACATGAACGACTACAAGGGCAAGTACATTGTGCTGTTTTTCTATCCGATGGACTTCACCTTCGTTTGCCCGACCGAGATCATTGCGTTTTCGGATCGCCACGCCGACTTTGAGAAGCTAAACACGCAGGTTGTTGCGGTGTCGTGCGATTCGGTGTACTCTCACCTGGCGTGGGTGAACACGCCACGCAAAAAGGGTGGCCTCGGTGAAATGCACATCCCCGTACTGGCGGACAAGTCGATGGAGATCGCTCGTGACTATGGTGTGCTGATCGAGGAATCCGGTATCGCTCTTCGAGGGCTCTTTATCATCGACAAGAAGGGCATCCTGCGCCACTCAACGATAAATGACCTTCCTGTGGGCCGCAACGTGGACGAGGCActgcgcgtgctggaggCTTTCCAGTACGCGGACGAGAATGGAGATGCGATCCCGTGCGGATGGAAGCCTGGACAGCCCACGCTGGACACCACAAAAGCAGGCGAGTTTTTCGAGAAGAACATGTGA
- a CDS encoding agmatinase-like protein: protein MFTKFLSRVKALPPRSGDWANKLGPVALMGCSGGAHMSSTKLLNHFYTSPRDCDMYAELTFHEPGPVECPPETVIFFPVIQCGEMLDDKGEPSEASKDDWYLAMTEATTELLEKGYVPVSVGGDGSATLAMVEAYKRLFRSSEVVLIHCSARPSLEKAEQPIRVLLEKGLLKGVVEIGNRCVSSGDRKIRKQHKVMYMDMQAIYAKGLFCIRDIRNDYPVFLSIDADVLDPAFAPAVESPVPGGLSTRDLLHIMTGIRGPKVAGIDIHGYHPSLDMCRSDGVGLTQMALTKVLKESIVKAYTISTQTAEEGLERVRLMQRQGTLSDNPYPDH, encoded by the coding sequence ATGTTCACCAAGTTCCTCTCACGCGTGAAGGCCTTGCCGCCGAGATCGGGGGACTGGGCTAACAAGTTGGGACCTGTTGCTCTCATGGGCTGCTCGGGCGGAGCACACATGAGTTCGACGAAGCTTCTGAATCATTTCTACACGTCCCCGCGAGACTGCGACATGTATGCGGAGTTGACCTTCCATGAGCCCGGCCCTGTGGAATGTCCACCAGAGACAGTCATTTTTTTCCCTGTGATCCAGTGTGGTGAAATGCTGGATGACAAGGGTGAGCCTAGCGAGGCCAGCAAGGATGACTGGTATCTGGCGATGACAGAGGCCACGACAGAGTTGCTGGAGAAGGGCTACGTCCCGGTGAgcgtcggcggtgatggcTCCGCGACGCTAGCTATGGTTGAGGCGTACAAGCGGCTCTTCCGGTCAAGCGAGGTGGTGCTGATTCACTGCTCTGCCAGACCATcgctggagaaggcggaaCAGCCGATTCGGGTATTGCTGGAGAAGGGCCTGTTGAAGGGTGTTGTCGAGATCGGTAATCGCTGTGTCTCGTCCGGTGACCGCAAGATCCGCAAGCAGCACAAGGTGATGTACATGGATATGCAAGCCATATATGCAAAGGGTCTATTTTGCATTCGAGACATCCGCAATGACTATCCAGTCTTTTTGAGCATTGACGCTGATGTATTAGATCCCGCTTTTGCACCGGCCGTGGAGTCGCCCGTGCCAGGAGGTCTCTCTACGCGCGACCTGTTGCACATCATGACCGGCATTCGAGGGCCCAAGGTGGCTGGTATCGACATCCATGGGTACCACCCTAGTCTGGATATGTGCCGTAGCGATGGCGTTGGCCTGACCCAGATGGCGTTGACGAAGGTGTTGAAGGAGTCGATTGTCAAGGCGTACACCATCTCCACACAGACTGCGGAGGAGGGTCTTGAGAGGGTGCGCCTGATGCAGCGACAAGGCACGCTGTCTGACAACCCATATCCTGATCACTGA
- a CDS encoding cyclophilin, putative produces MSRMSVPPKAGQRPGIAVEKATNPKVFFDISIDNKAAGRMVMELYADTVPKTVENFRALCTGEKGKGRSGKPLHYKNSVFHRVIPNFMIQGGDFTRGNGTGGESIYGTTFRDESFSGKAGRHTGLGCLSMANAGPNTNGSQFFICTAATPWLDGKHVVFGRVIDGLDVVKKVERLGSSSGKPRSRIVVSDCGELAADKSKEQRQHQRQHQPAKASADMKHAADKKAVAEKKLIVSSPAAEGQRALSAKKEAPPQVAAPSETKKRMREVDEDEARMTRLREKKAKLAALRSSAVGNE; encoded by the coding sequence ATGTCTCGTATGAGCGTCCCGCCGAAGGCCGGGCAGCGCCCCGGCATTGCTGTTGAGAAGGCGACCAATCCAAAGGTATTTTTCGATATCAGCATTGACAACAAGGCAGCCGGGCGCATGGTCATGGAGCTGTACGCCGACACAGTTCCCAAGACGGTCGAGAATTTCCGGGCTCTCTGCACGGGGGAGAAAGGCAagggccgcagcggcaagcCCCTGCATTATAAGAACAGCGTGTTTCACCGCGTCATCCCGAACTTCATGATCCAAGGCGGCGACTTTACCCGGGGAAACGGCACAGGCGGCGAGTCTATCTATGGCACCACCTTCCGGGATGAGTCGTTTTCTGGGAAAGCCGGCCGGCACACTGGGCTGGGGTGTCTGTCCATGGCCAACGCAGGTCCCAATACGAACGGGTCACAGTTTTTCATTTGCACTGCTGCAACCCCGTGGCTCGACGGCAAGCACGTTGTCTTTGGCCGTGTCATCGATGGTCTTGACGTTGTGAAGAAAGTTGAGCGACTGGGATCGTCTTCCGGGAAGCCGCGCAGTCGCATCGTGGTGTCTGACTGCGGTGAGTTGGCGGCTGATAAATCTAAGGAACAGCGGCAACACCAGCGGCAACATCAGCCAGCGAAGGCATCTGCGGACATGAAGCATGCCGCGGACAAGAAGGCCGTTGCGGAGAAGAAGTTGATAGtgtcttctccagcagccgAGGGGCAGAGGGCTCTCTCTGCAAAGAAAGAGGCACCACCTCAGGTTGCCGCACCAAGTGAGACGAAGAAGCGCATGCGCGAggtggacgaggacgaggcgcgAATGACTCGACTTCGTGAGAAAAAGGCAAAATTGGCCGCCCTGCGCTCCAGCGCTGTGGGGAACGAATAA
- a CDS encoding beta propeller protein, putative, which yields MNADWTLPLRKVPVHATKDPSVAWNTVHLCYEQTFFGQITSLRYNHAGSLLGGTSTNQFALLRVPQTDGVVVNEQTERKNYSVRFREDDKLYIQAVDQRVILRSSETAFERQYLGHSRDVRSAIFIGRHNFASASDDTTVKLWDLMSDDDLGTARIHADYVRCLEPYAGGSFFSGSYDHRVNLWDPRTGMAAPLQTSGDVITQAVEALCFVPSEEIVAVGAGDRVVVFDPRKGLSTPLFQGSFHTKSVVAVAYSQKLRSLLTGSLDCRVKMFSLDGSELRCIANKRFENGVTSLAVHPGSTEYAVGSTTGELNVYRFRKADMDKEDASEELVLDKKTRSKEQVLQDKMKEVQFELGSYQYGKALKTALYSRHPDVLVSTFEELVRRGAVHVALNNQNDRTIVRVLRFATHYVEKPQFTDTMLVVFETVFDIYSAYVGKSAFFHREILNAQKKIGASLAVMQRMERSMGIMEMIVHSE from the coding sequence ATGAACGCTGACtggacgctgccgctccgcaaGGTGCCTGTCCACGCCACCAAGGACCCCTCTGTCGCGTGGAACACGGTACACCTATGCTATGAGCAGACGTTTTTCGGTCAAATCACGAGTCTGCGCTACAATCACGCTGGCTCGTTGCTTGGAGGCACTTCCACAAACCAATTTGCACTCCTGCGTGTCCCCCAGACGGATGGCGTAGTGGTGAACGAACAGACGGAGCGCAAGAACTACTCCGTCCGCTTTCGCGAGGATGACAAGCTTTACATTCAAGCTGTGGACCAAAGGGTGATTTTGCGGTCCTCGGAGACCGCGTTCGAGCGGCAGTATCTAGGGCATTCGCGGGATGTGCGCTCCGCCATCTTTATTGGCCGACATAACTTTGCGTCTGCAAGCGACGACACGACGGTGAAGCTGTGGGATCTGATGAGTGACGATGATCTCGGTACGGCTCGGATTCACGCTGACTACGTGCGCTGTCTTGAGCCATACGCTGGTGGCTCGTTCTTTAGCGGCTCCTACGATCACCGAGTGAACTTGTGGGATCCTCGCACCGGCatggccgcgccgctgcaaaCCTCGGGGGACGTCATTACCCAAGCCGTGGAGGCGCTCTGCTTCGTACCGAGTGAGGAGATTGTGGCTGTTGGTGCCGGCGatcgcgtcgtcgtctttgACCCACGCAAGGGCCTTAGTACGCCGTTGTTTCAGGGCTCGTTTCACACCAAGTCAGTCGTCGCGGTCGCCTACTCGCAAAAGCTGCGCAGTCTCCTCACGGGATCTCTGGATTGTCGTGTGAAAATGTTCTCGCTTGACGGCAGTGAGCTGCGCTGCATTGCGAACAAGCGCTTTGAAAACGGTGTGACATCGCTGGCGGTGCACCCTGGGTCGACGGAGTACGCCGTGGGCAGCACAACAGGCGAGCTCAACGTGTATCGCTTCAGGAAGGCGGACATGGATAAAGAAGATGCTTCCGAGGAGCTCGTTCTGGACAAGAAGACGCGGTCGAaggagcaggtgctgcaAGACAAGATGAAAGAAGTGCAGTTTGAGTTGGGAAGCTACCAGTACGGCAAAGCGCTCAAGACTGCGTTGTACTCCCGACATCCCGATGTCCTCGTTTCCACATTTGAGGAGCTTGTGCGTCGAGGCGCGGTGCACGTCGCGCTGAACAACCAAAACGACCGCACCATTGTGCGCGTTCTTCGCTTTGCCACTCACTACGTCGAAAAGCCGCAGTTCACGGACACAATGCTCGTCGTGTTCGAGACCGTTTTCGATATCTATAGCGCCTATGTGGGCAAAAGTGCCTTCTTTCACCGGGAGATTCTGAATGCGCAAAAGAAGATCGGCGCGTCGCTTGCGGTGATGCAGCGCATGGAAAGGAGTATGGGCATCATGGAGATGATCGTGCATTCGGAATAG